One window of Methanogenium organophilum genomic DNA carries:
- a CDS encoding amino acid ABC transporter permease — translation MDQAEFLFQILLPVLMDGLAVTLKLIVLTAPFGLVLGILVAVGRVYGSKNISLICKGAVAFIKGTPLLLMLFILYFGLPSVGITLSAFMASLVGFVMCNGAYNSEYIRGAISSIKEGQIIAAQALGMTRMQAVRHIILPQALIRAIPGLSNEFIYLIKYSSLAYMLTVIELTGAGKMVATKYFEYTEVFVIVGAIYLLLVTITTIAVMLIERKVAVPGMTQSGRNMLDIL, via the coding sequence ATGGACCAGGCAGAATTCTTATTCCAGATACTCCTCCCTGTCCTTATGGACGGATTGGCAGTTACCCTGAAACTGATCGTGCTCACTGCCCCTTTTGGCCTTGTTCTTGGCATTCTTGTCGCTGTCGGACGAGTATACGGGTCAAAAAACATCTCACTTATCTGTAAAGGTGCTGTCGCATTTATCAAGGGTACACCACTTCTGTTGATGCTCTTCATCCTGTATTTTGGCCTTCCCTCTGTTGGAATTACACTGTCAGCATTTATGGCGTCACTGGTCGGTTTTGTCATGTGTAATGGTGCTTACAATTCTGAATATATCAGGGGTGCAATCAGTTCAATAAAAGAAGGACAAATAATTGCAGCACAGGCCCTTGGCATGACAAGGATGCAGGCAGTCCGCCACATCATTCTCCCCCAGGCACTCATACGGGCTATACCGGGACTTTCAAATGAATTTATTTATCTCATCAAATATTCGTCCCTTGCCTACATGCTCACCGTCATTGAACTGACAGGTGCAGGAAAAATGGTTGCAACAAAATACTTTGAATACACCGAAGTATTCGTGATTGTAGGAGCAATCTACCTGCTTCTGGTCACCATTACAACAATTGCGGTTATGCTCATTGAAAGAAAAGTAGCAGTTCCGGGAATGACACAGTCAGGCAGAAACATGCTTGATATTCTCTGA
- a CDS encoding basic amino acid ABC transporter substrate-binding protein: MNHKGLGLVLVLIIAVAVAFAGCTSSEETPAPAQGDVPETTIFIVGIDGEYPPYSYIDSEGNPQGFDVESVRWIAENQGFEVKIQPMAWDGIIPALVNGKIDMVYSGLTITDERKEKVNFSIPYWVVNQSVAVQEDSGYTLDDFKNGTLVIGAQRGTTGQMWVEKNLIETGLMSKDNLKTYDNFPLVAEDLKNGRLDAAIYDKPPMLDAIAGKPIVIVGEINTGEEYGVAIRKGDVDLLNSMNEGITTLMADPYWEELKIKYEMAE; this comes from the coding sequence ATGAATCACAAAGGATTGGGATTGGTTCTTGTTCTCATCATTGCAGTGGCAGTCGCATTTGCTGGCTGTACATCATCTGAAGAGACTCCTGCGCCAGCGCAGGGAGATGTACCGGAAACAACCATATTTATTGTTGGAATTGATGGAGAGTATCCTCCATACAGTTACATTGACTCGGAAGGAAATCCTCAGGGATTTGACGTCGAATCAGTCAGGTGGATCGCAGAAAATCAGGGATTTGAGGTTAAAATCCAGCCAATGGCTTGGGACGGCATCATTCCGGCACTCGTGAACGGCAAGATCGACATGGTCTATTCCGGATTGACAATCACTGACGAACGGAAGGAAAAAGTGAACTTTTCTATCCCGTACTGGGTGGTAAACCAGTCGGTTGCAGTCCAGGAAGACTCCGGATACACCCTTGATGACTTCAAGAACGGAACGCTCGTTATTGGTGCACAGCGCGGCACCACCGGTCAGATGTGGGTTGAAAAAAATCTCATTGAAACCGGCCTCATGTCAAAGGATAACCTGAAAACCTATGACAATTTCCCACTGGTTGCAGAGGATCTGAAAAACGGACGTTTAGATGCAGCAATCTACGACAAACCTCCCATGCTGGATGCAATTGCAGGGAAACCCATTGTTATCGTAGGGGAAATTAACACTGGTGAAGAGTATGGTGTGGCCATCCGGAAGGGTGATGTCGACCTCTTAAACTCCATGAATGAGGGCATCACCACACTCATGGCAGACCCATACTGGGAAGAACTGAAGATAAAGTACGAAATGGCCGAGTAA
- a CDS encoding amino acid ABC transporter ATP-binding protein, with product MDNTETILRVENIHKSFGDLEVLKGVSFEVTKGETICFIGPSGTGKSTLLRCINLLTQPDQGTVWLGDKEVTNSGKNINHFRQKIGMVFQNFFLFDHLTAVRNVEVALIKVKGMNPKEAREKALYELRQVGMEEWAEHYPAELSGGQAQRVSIARALAMDPDVILFDEPTSALDPELTREVLEVMKKLAHAGMTMLVVTHEMGFACNVANRIMFMEHGEIKEQGSPDELMSETKFERCKNFIGQFNDISGD from the coding sequence ATGGACAATACAGAAACAATACTCAGAGTTGAAAATATTCACAAATCTTTTGGAGATCTTGAGGTACTGAAAGGAGTATCATTTGAGGTAACAAAGGGAGAAACCATTTGTTTCATTGGCCCTTCCGGTACCGGGAAGAGCACCCTTCTGCGCTGCATTAACCTGCTGACCCAGCCGGATCAGGGTACGGTATGGCTTGGCGACAAAGAAGTCACCAACTCCGGAAAGAATATCAATCATTTCAGGCAGAAAATCGGAATGGTCTTCCAGAATTTTTTCCTCTTTGATCACCTGACAGCAGTCCGCAATGTGGAAGTAGCACTCATCAAAGTCAAAGGAATGAATCCAAAAGAGGCCAGGGAAAAAGCACTCTATGAACTCAGACAGGTGGGTATGGAAGAGTGGGCAGAGCACTACCCTGCAGAACTATCGGGCGGTCAGGCACAACGTGTCTCAATCGCACGTGCCCTTGCAATGGACCCCGATGTCATCCTCTTTGATGAGCCGACGTCTGCCCTTGACCCGGAACTGACACGCGAAGTTCTGGAAGTCATGAAGAAACTGGCACATGCCGGGATGACAATGCTTGTTGTAACCCATGAAATGGGATTTGCCTGTAATGTTGCAAACCGTATCATGTTCATGGAACACGGAGAGATCAAAGAACAGGGTTCACCTGACGAACTTATGAGCGAAACGAAGTTTGAGCGCTGCAAGAATTTCATAGGTCAGTTCAACGACATCAGTGGTGACTAA
- the metG gene encoding methionine--tRNA ligase, which translates to MSDSPLLVTCGLPYTNGQCHIGHLRTYVPADFYVRYLRHIGKEVVFICGSDNHGTPIVISADQSGKTPREISEIYHNHFDQTFKRMNVFFDRFGMTDDPANHQRTKIIVQSLIDNGHVYQKTISQSYCPNCKMFLPDRYVEGICPYCGAHARGDECDQGCGKHLEPGEITEPVCKVCRGKAELREQDHYFFKLGDFSEFLQEYLPTLKGTTNARNYAMGWLKEGLHDWCITRTLDWGVKFPGHDNLVVYVWVDAPIGYMAFTEEWAKENNGNWEQFWRGDQPIVHFIGQDIIYHHCVFWPAILKGAGYATPDAVVASGMVKINDKTFSKSRGYVIWTNDDYLDQGLPADYLRYYLLAYTSHTKELNFSWEIFQERINNELVDTLGNFLYRTMHFAANKLGGIPDGEADTEICKRIQQTLDAVGDEMERYEFKNAIDEMMALASYGNSYIQNNAPWKLIKEDREAAEKVILNCLQIAKACTLLFDALLPEESQKGWEMLGYTDSITKHSIAEATEGFAHNNLPKPSILFAKIEDDTRNTLDDIMKKRIEEAEMSENTDNQITEVQTDERITIDEFARVEMKVAKILSAEKIEGSKKLLKIQVTLGDEERQIVSGIAQYYTPEELAGKSVVVVTNLKKAKLFGVESDGMILAAGDNASLLIPNEDVLPGTEIL; encoded by the coding sequence ATGAGTGATTCACCCCTGTTGGTAACCTGCGGACTTCCGTACACCAATGGACAATGCCATATCGGACACCTGCGGACCTATGTCCCTGCGGACTTCTACGTCCGGTATCTCCGTCATATCGGAAAAGAGGTTGTCTTTATTTGTGGTTCGGACAATCACGGGACACCCATTGTCATCTCTGCAGACCAGAGCGGCAAGACCCCCCGTGAAATATCTGAAATCTACCACAACCACTTTGATCAGACATTTAAACGAATGAATGTCTTTTTTGACCGGTTTGGTATGACCGATGATCCTGCAAACCACCAGCGAACTAAAATAATTGTACAGTCACTCATCGATAACGGGCATGTCTACCAGAAAACGATCAGCCAGAGCTATTGCCCGAATTGTAAGATGTTTCTCCCGGACAGATATGTGGAGGGCATCTGCCCATACTGTGGTGCCCATGCGCGTGGAGATGAATGTGACCAGGGATGCGGGAAACACCTGGAGCCCGGTGAAATCACCGAACCCGTATGTAAGGTATGCAGAGGGAAAGCCGAACTGAGAGAACAAGACCATTATTTCTTTAAGCTGGGTGATTTCAGCGAATTCCTGCAGGAATATCTGCCCACTTTGAAAGGCACAACAAATGCACGAAATTACGCCATGGGGTGGCTTAAAGAAGGACTTCATGACTGGTGTATCACACGAACACTTGACTGGGGAGTAAAATTCCCAGGACATGATAATCTAGTTGTCTATGTCTGGGTTGACGCTCCTATCGGGTACATGGCATTCACTGAAGAGTGGGCCAAAGAGAACAATGGCAACTGGGAACAATTCTGGCGCGGCGACCAGCCGATTGTCCATTTTATTGGACAGGACATCATCTATCACCACTGCGTATTCTGGCCGGCAATTCTGAAGGGTGCAGGATATGCAACTCCTGACGCTGTAGTCGCAAGCGGCATGGTCAAAATTAATGACAAGACCTTCTCCAAGTCCAGAGGATATGTAATCTGGACAAATGATGATTATCTGGATCAGGGACTTCCCGCTGATTATCTCCGGTATTATCTGCTTGCCTATACGTCACATACCAAGGAACTCAACTTCTCTTGGGAAATATTTCAGGAACGAATCAATAACGAACTGGTGGACACACTCGGGAATTTCCTGTATCGCACGATGCATTTTGCCGCAAATAAACTGGGAGGCATTCCGGATGGCGAGGCAGACACTGAAATCTGCAAGAGAATTCAGCAGACACTGGATGCTGTCGGAGATGAGATGGAAAGGTATGAGTTCAAGAATGCAATCGATGAGATGATGGCACTCGCCTCATATGGCAACTCCTATATCCAGAACAATGCGCCATGGAAACTTATCAAAGAGGACCGCGAAGCTGCAGAAAAGGTGATCCTGAACTGTCTGCAGATTGCAAAGGCGTGTACCCTGCTCTTTGACGCACTTCTTCCGGAAGAATCCCAGAAAGGTTGGGAAATGCTGGGATACACCGACAGTATCACAAAACACAGTATTGCAGAAGCGACAGAAGGATTTGCACACAATAATCTTCCCAAACCTTCCATTCTATTTGCAAAAATCGAAGACGATACACGAAATACCCTTGACGATATCATGAAAAAACGAATTGAGGAAGCAGAAATGAGCGAAAATACAGATAATCAGATTACGGAAGTTCAGACAGACGAACGGATCACCATTGATGAATTTGCACGGGTTGAAATGAAGGTTGCAAAGATACTCTCAGCAGAAAAAATTGAGGGGTCAAAGAAGCTGCTCAAAATCCAGGTGACTCTTGGAGATGAGGAACGACAGATTGTCAGTGGTATTGCACAGTATTACACTCCTGAAGAACTGGCGGGGAAGTCCGTTGTCGTAGTGACTAACCTGAAGAAAGCAAAACTCTTTGGCGTGGAGAGCGATGGCATGATTCTTGCAGCGGGAGATAATGCATCGCTCCTGATTCCGAATGAAGATGTTCTCCCCGGAACAGAAATTCTTTAA
- a CDS encoding amino acid ABC transporter permease: MDFSAVITEWFPYLIGGIFATLGLVGSALLLGVLFGLPMAVAQVYGKRPIRFLVGIFVWFFRGLPVLVLLFLFYFGIFPGLGMDVPAFFVGATVLGLRGAAYQSQIFRGAIQSVSEGQMIAARSVGMTKLQSIQNVILPQAVRVALPGWSNEYPNILTDSSICYAIGVMELMTRTSQIVSQTYITMPIYLLCAGIFILLNYAGMRVLHQIEKKIEIPGFGTGAA, from the coding sequence ATGGATTTCTCAGCAGTAATTACAGAATGGTTCCCATATCTTATAGGGGGAATCTTTGCCACCCTCGGACTTGTCGGATCTGCACTGCTTCTGGGTGTGCTCTTTGGCCTGCCAATGGCAGTCGCACAGGTATATGGCAAACGTCCAATCCGTTTTCTGGTCGGCATTTTTGTTTGGTTCTTTCGTGGTCTCCCGGTTCTTGTCCTGTTATTCCTCTTCTACTTCGGCATCTTTCCGGGACTGGGAATGGACGTTCCGGCATTCTTTGTAGGTGCTACCGTGCTCGGGCTGAGAGGGGCCGCCTACCAGTCACAGATATTCCGCGGTGCAATCCAATCCGTCAGCGAGGGACAGATGATTGCAGCACGTTCTGTAGGAATGACAAAACTTCAGAGCATACAAAATGTCATACTTCCCCAGGCGGTACGAGTAGCCCTTCCGGGATGGTCAAATGAGTACCCCAACATCCTTACTGATTCTTCAATCTGTTACGCAATCGGGGTAATGGAACTTATGACACGGACATCACAGATCGTCTCACAGACCTACATAACGATGCCGATTTATCTTCTCTGCGCAGGCATATTCATTCTCCTGAACTATGCAGGTATGAGAGTACTTCACCAGATTGAGAAGAAGATAGAGATCCCAGGATTCGGAACAGGAGCTGCATAA